A single Chanos chanos chromosome 8, fChaCha1.1, whole genome shotgun sequence DNA region contains:
- the msgn1 gene encoding mesogenin-1: protein MDNLAKNFAQMDGDVDVMTAKLLSYSEWKGEEKPFGNSQESSPCHSSSSESQFDSACSSPKTQVSTKCHSFPNFPFALPGHSATPPVREKASKPKMSTKRRIKASEREKMRMRSLAEALHQLRDYLPPDYSQRGQPLTKIQTLKYTIEYIKELSDILKHA from the coding sequence ATGGACAACTTGGCCAAGAACTTTGCTCAAATGGATGGAGATGTTGACGTTATGACTGCAAAACTTTTGTCTTACTCGGAGtggaagggagaggagaagccGTTTGGAAACAGCCAAGAATCGTCTCCGTGCCACTCGTCCTCGTCGGAGTCACAGTTTGATTCCGCTTGCTCTTCGCCTAAAACGCAAGTCAGCACCAAATGCCACTCGTTTCCGAATTTCCCCTTCGCATTACCAGGGCACAGTGCGACTCCGCCAGTCCGCGAGAAGGCCTCCAAACCTAAGATGTCGACCAAGAGACGCATCAAGGCCAGCGAAAGGGAGAAGATGCGCATGAGGAGTTTGGCTGAAGCTTTGCACCAGCTTCGCGATTACCTTCCTCCGGACTATAGCCAAAGAGGTCAACCGCTCACCAAAATACAGACCCTCAAGTACACCATTGAGTACATCAAAGAACTTTCTGATATTCTTAAACACGCGTAA